The following proteins are co-located in the Microvirga ossetica genome:
- a CDS encoding alkylhydroperoxidase domain protein, with protein MTETPLSHPENREPIAFTQEELGWLPWLEPFPTEQLTERHWAGLVDASRAKSPYFLLLARDPDILQARTKTDKDIFYNTSNGLPRAERELAATAASRSNGCIFCASVHSRFATQYSKRGADVQRLLDEGVEADIDSRWNAIIEASVALTDTPIAFGDEQVGALRAAGLGDPEIVDVINGAAFFNWANRLMLSLGEPTPPAKP; from the coding sequence ATGACCGAGACACCGCTGTCGCATCCCGAGAACCGGGAGCCTATCGCATTCACGCAGGAAGAACTCGGCTGGCTGCCCTGGCTTGAGCCGTTTCCCACCGAACAACTGACCGAGAGGCACTGGGCCGGCCTCGTCGATGCATCGCGCGCCAAGTCGCCATATTTCCTTCTGCTCGCCCGCGATCCGGATATTCTGCAGGCCAGGACGAAAACGGATAAGGATATCTTCTACAACACGAGCAACGGCCTTCCCCGTGCCGAGCGGGAACTCGCAGCGACGGCCGCCTCACGCTCCAACGGCTGCATCTTCTGCGCGTCCGTCCATTCCCGGTTCGCCACGCAATATTCCAAGCGGGGCGCCGACGTTCAGCGTCTGCTCGATGAGGGAGTCGAGGCGGACATCGACAGCCGCTGGAACGCCATCATCGAAGCTTCCGTGGCATTGACCGACACGCCGATCGCGTTTGGCGATGAGCAGGTCGGGGCACTGCGTGCGGCGGGACTCGGCGACCCGGAGATCGTCGACGTCATCAATGGCGCAGCCTTTTTCAACTGGGCCAACAGGCTGATGCTGTCCCTCGGCGAACCGACGCCACCGGCCAAGCCTTAG
- a CDS encoding CMD domain protein: MSTIISDVIDHLAGVQPGSSLDRLRDQRPQAREYAQKSYLALFEPELPGHVTAIERYAVATFVAGLHRQPNVTEFYAASLERLGHPKLTDAIREEIARGSVEGPYGRYPQGPLTIEDSEGPVYQVSTDNRERLGSRLVAALEHAHLLVFHPRDASPAALQRLLDAGWSTTDIVTLSQLVAFLSFQIRVVAGLRVLVGASSRASVDADQTQIFTGVLASGAV, translated from the coding sequence ATGAGCACAATCATATCGGATGTCATCGATCATCTTGCCGGGGTCCAGCCGGGATCCAGCCTCGACAGGTTGCGCGATCAGCGGCCGCAGGCGCGGGAGTATGCGCAGAAGAGCTATCTGGCGCTGTTCGAGCCGGAGCTTCCCGGCCATGTCACGGCCATCGAGCGCTATGCGGTCGCCACCTTCGTGGCAGGACTCCATCGCCAGCCCAACGTGACCGAGTTCTATGCAGCGTCCCTGGAAAGGCTCGGGCACCCCAAGCTGACCGATGCGATCAGGGAAGAGATTGCCCGGGGCTCCGTCGAAGGACCCTACGGCCGTTACCCGCAGGGCCCTCTCACCATCGAGGACAGTGAGGGACCCGTTTACCAGGTCTCTACGGACAACAGGGAGCGTCTCGGGTCCCGGCTCGTCGCCGCCCTCGAGCATGCGCATCTGCTGGTCTTCCATCCGCGCGACGCGAGCCCGGCCGCGCTGCAGAGGCTGCTCGATGCCGGCTGGTCGACCACGGATATCGTGACCCTGTCGCAGCTCGTGGCCTTCCTGTCCTTCCAGATCCGTGTCGTCGCGGGCCTACGAGTCCTCGTAGGTGCATCGTCACGCGCGAGTGTCGATGCCGACCAGACACAGATTTTTACGGGCGTGCTGGCATCCGGCGCCGTTTGA
- a CDS encoding putative FMN-dependent luciferase-like monooxygenase: MTISSQPKRLGFFSRLLDEASAGERYRLASEQIVHAERHGFDSAWVAQHHFHEAEGGLPSPLVFLSHVAARTSTIRLGTGIITLPLENPVRVAEDTVVLDLLSGGRLEVGVGTGGTPSSFTAFGLDSAHRSEIYDRHLAIVRDAWDGRPLEGGDTLYPAAPGLNDRVWQATFSVGGGIRAGKAGDGLMLSRTQPRPKDAARASLPDIQHPIIDAYLEALPEGQAPRIVASRSLFVADSRNEALRLAEKGLRRVVADFAAKGHVIPGDTLADIIAALDTHVGTPEDVLESLSRDTTLPRVTDLVFQVHSIDPPHEYILRSIELIASEVAPALGWQSPAGKLEKRVALVR, encoded by the coding sequence ATGACAATATCCTCGCAGCCCAAACGGCTCGGCTTTTTTTCCCGCCTGTTGGATGAGGCGAGTGCAGGCGAGCGTTATCGCCTCGCCTCCGAGCAGATCGTCCACGCGGAGCGACATGGATTTGACTCCGCCTGGGTGGCGCAGCATCACTTCCATGAAGCGGAAGGCGGTCTTCCGTCGCCTCTTGTCTTCCTGTCCCATGTGGCCGCGCGCACGTCGACCATTCGCCTCGGCACGGGCATCATCACCTTGCCGCTCGAGAATCCCGTTCGGGTGGCGGAGGACACGGTCGTGCTGGATCTTCTGTCCGGCGGGCGCCTCGAAGTCGGCGTCGGAACCGGCGGCACGCCGTCATCCTTCACGGCGTTCGGCCTGGATAGCGCACACCGCTCAGAGATCTACGATCGGCATCTCGCCATCGTACGGGACGCCTGGGACGGCCGACCGCTTGAAGGGGGCGATACACTCTATCCGGCTGCTCCGGGACTGAACGATCGCGTCTGGCAGGCGACGTTCTCCGTCGGCGGAGGCATTCGCGCCGGAAAGGCCGGCGACGGTCTCATGCTCTCGCGCACGCAACCCCGGCCCAAGGACGCGGCGCGCGCATCTCTGCCCGACATTCAGCATCCCATCATCGATGCCTATCTCGAGGCGCTGCCCGAAGGGCAGGCGCCGCGGATCGTCGCCTCGCGTTCGCTGTTCGTCGCGGACAGCAGGAATGAGGCGCTTCGTCTCGCGGAGAAGGGGTTGCGCCGCGTCGTGGCCGATTTCGCCGCCAAGGGGCACGTGATCCCGGGCGACACCCTGGCGGACATCATCGCAGCTCTCGACACGCATGTGGGCACGCCCGAGGACGTGCTCGAGAGCCTGAGCCGGGATACCACCCTGCCACGGGTGACGGACCTTGTGTTCCAGGTCCATTCGATCGATCCCCCGCACGAATACATCCTGCGGTCGATCGAGCTGATCGCGAGCGAAGTCGCCCCAGCCCTCGGCTGGCAGAGTCCAGCAGGCAAGCTCGAAAAACGCGTTGCACTCGTGCGTTGA
- a CDS encoding dipeptide ABC transporter ATP-binding protein encodes MTMAINIRPTSTDISNAPVLEIGNLAVGYRGSDGFQRVVHEVSLLVRPGEVVALVGESGSGKTTTAQAVIGLLAENGRLESGAVRLNGTDIAGWSQKQLDTIRGSKISLIPQDPTTSLNPVKTIGAQVAEVLQIHRQGSRAEIDARVIELLARVGLSQPDLRAKQYPHELSGGMRQRVLIAIAIALRPALIIADEPTSALDVTVQKRILDLIDELRREYGTAVLLVTHDLGVAADRANHIVVLKGGRIQEQGPTAEVLASPRSEYTRKLLADAPSLGKIRTVPRARSPRLSGSDDAVVVENLVQDFSVGGRREAFRAVDDISFIVQRGTTHAIVGESGSGKTTTARSIVGFQRPTSGRILVDGVDVTTLRGENLRKFRKTIQLVYQNPFASLDPRQTIFQIVEEPLLNFDPLPREERTRKVHAILERVGLPQSVLTRKPRALSGGQRQRVAIARALVLDPQVLVLDEAVSALDVTVQAQILELLEELQQALELTYLFISHDLAVVRQISDTVSVLHNGRQVDSGRVEDVFLRPGSAYTRELINAIPGQRSADRH; translated from the coding sequence ATGACGATGGCAATCAATATCAGGCCCACGTCGACGGACATCTCGAACGCGCCCGTTCTCGAGATCGGCAATCTTGCGGTAGGCTATCGCGGCAGCGATGGATTTCAGCGGGTCGTCCACGAGGTTTCGCTGCTTGTGCGTCCGGGTGAGGTCGTAGCGCTCGTGGGCGAGTCGGGCTCCGGAAAGACCACCACGGCACAAGCCGTGATCGGGCTTCTGGCAGAGAATGGCCGATTGGAATCCGGTGCGGTCCGGCTCAACGGCACCGATATCGCGGGCTGGTCGCAGAAGCAGCTCGACACCATTCGCGGCAGCAAGATCAGCCTGATCCCACAGGATCCGACGACATCGCTCAACCCGGTCAAGACCATCGGTGCTCAAGTCGCCGAAGTGCTTCAGATTCACCGGCAGGGCAGCCGGGCGGAAATCGATGCGCGTGTCATCGAGCTTCTGGCCCGCGTGGGCCTCTCCCAGCCTGATCTGCGCGCTAAACAATACCCGCACGAGCTGTCCGGCGGCATGCGCCAGCGCGTCCTGATCGCCATTGCGATTGCCCTGCGCCCGGCGCTGATCATCGCCGACGAACCCACCAGCGCTCTCGATGTGACGGTGCAGAAGCGCATCCTCGATCTGATCGACGAGTTGCGCCGCGAATACGGCACGGCCGTTCTGCTGGTGACCCACGACCTGGGAGTCGCGGCGGACCGAGCGAACCACATTGTCGTGCTCAAGGGCGGACGCATTCAGGAGCAGGGCCCGACTGCGGAGGTTTTGGCTTCTCCGCGCAGCGAGTACACGCGCAAGCTTCTGGCCGATGCGCCGTCTCTCGGGAAGATCCGCACCGTTCCCCGGGCCCGATCCCCGCGCCTCAGCGGCAGCGATGACGCCGTCGTCGTCGAGAACCTCGTGCAGGATTTCTCCGTCGGCGGCAGGCGAGAGGCTTTTCGGGCAGTGGACGACATATCCTTCATCGTGCAAAGGGGAACGACCCACGCGATCGTGGGTGAGTCCGGCTCGGGCAAGACGACAACCGCGCGTAGCATCGTCGGCTTCCAGAGGCCCACCTCGGGGCGCATTCTCGTCGACGGCGTCGATGTGACGACCCTGCGCGGGGAAAACCTGCGCAAGTTCCGCAAGACGATCCAGCTCGTCTACCAGAACCCGTTCGCCTCCCTCGATCCGCGGCAGACAATCTTTCAGATCGTCGAGGAGCCGCTTCTCAACTTCGATCCCCTGCCGCGGGAAGAACGGACGAGGAAGGTTCATGCCATTCTGGAGCGTGTCGGCCTTCCGCAATCGGTTCTGACCCGCAAGCCCCGCGCCCTCTCCGGAGGACAGCGGCAGCGCGTCGCTATCGCCCGAGCCCTCGTGCTTGATCCGCAGGTGCTGGTGCTGGACGAGGCCGTGTCGGCTCTCGACGTCACGGTGCAGGCGCAGATCCTGGAACTGCTTGAGGAACTTCAGCAGGCCCTTGAGCTGACATACCTCTTCATCTCCCACGATCTCGCCGTGGTCCGTCAGATCTCGGACACGGTCTCGGTCCTGCACAACGGGCGCCAAGTCGACAGCGGCCGCGTCGAGGACGTGTTCCTGCGTCCGGGCAGCGCCTACACGCGCGAACTCATCAACGCGATTCCCGGACAACGCAGTGCCGACCGGCACTGA
- a CDS encoding ABC transporter permease, with the protein MTGLNMIGRSLLRDDADILKSSSPGSTRVSSGARWLKSIKSIQPGLVLAWFVMAVVVLWALFPQWFTSYSATVGVARQQLRAPSAEHWLGTDALGRDLLARIIYGAGNSLSGAFVAVGVGLVVGTTLGILAGSARGRIDEAIMRGVDVLLSIPQLLLSLSIVILLGFGIVNAAIAVGVTSIASFARLARSEVVRVRTSDYVEAAFGSGGSFSRVLLRHILPNSLTSVIAFAALQLGWAILTISTLGFLGYGAPPPTPEWGLLIAEGRNYIARAWWLTTVPGIVVILVVLSANRISQSFGKDRA; encoded by the coding sequence ATGACTGGCCTGAACATGATCGGGCGCAGCTTGCTGCGCGACGACGCGGACATCCTCAAAAGCTCCTCTCCAGGATCGACGCGGGTTTCGTCGGGTGCCCGTTGGCTGAAGAGTATCAAAAGCATCCAGCCGGGTCTGGTTCTGGCCTGGTTCGTCATGGCCGTCGTCGTGCTCTGGGCCCTGTTCCCGCAATGGTTCACCAGCTACAGCGCCACGGTCGGGGTCGCGCGCCAGCAACTCCGTGCACCGAGCGCTGAGCATTGGCTAGGCACCGATGCGCTGGGACGTGATCTTCTGGCCCGCATCATCTATGGCGCAGGCAATTCGCTTTCTGGGGCCTTCGTGGCCGTCGGCGTCGGCCTTGTGGTGGGCACCACGCTCGGCATTCTCGCGGGGTCGGCGAGAGGCAGGATCGACGAGGCCATCATGCGCGGCGTCGACGTGTTGCTGTCGATCCCGCAGCTTCTTCTTTCGCTCAGCATCGTCATTCTTCTCGGCTTCGGCATCGTGAATGCCGCCATCGCCGTCGGCGTGACGTCGATCGCCAGCTTCGCGCGGCTTGCCCGTTCCGAGGTGGTGAGGGTCCGCACCAGCGATTATGTCGAGGCGGCCTTCGGGAGCGGCGGATCGTTCAGCCGGGTTCTGCTGCGTCACATCCTCCCCAACTCCCTGACCTCGGTGATCGCGTTCGCAGCCCTGCAGCTCGGCTGGGCCATTCTGACGATCTCCACGCTGGGCTTTCTCGGCTACGGCGCGCCACCGCCGACGCCGGAATGGGGCCTGCTGATCGCCGAAGGGCGGAACTACATCGCGCGGGCCTGGTGGCTGACGACCGTCCCCGGCATCGTGGTGATCCTGGTCGTCCTGTCGGCGAACCGCATCAGCCAGTCCTTCGGAAAGGACAGAGCATGA
- a CDS encoding ABC transporter permease, whose protein sequence is MSRYVIGRIGQAALVLWAAFTVSFILLQALPGDAILIKFLNPELGLGPEQIAEIRASYAADSPLWMQYIHTVSNFLTGHFGYSIHAGVPVGDLIFANLPPTLWLATFGFLLAVILAVTLAALSALSPLAWLRSFIQSIPALFISTPVFWLGILLIQVFSFQLKLIPVINPGPWQALILPVLTLAVPISAPLAQILMRNIDHVLTEPFVAVARAKGASHRWVLWQHVAKNAVLPALTISGILFGELLAGAVVTEAVFGLNGLGGLTQRSVGDQDIAVLQAIVVFSAAAFVLINLTVDLLYPVFDPRLRVRQGALA, encoded by the coding sequence ATGTCGCGATACGTGATCGGAAGGATCGGACAGGCGGCCCTCGTGCTCTGGGCTGCCTTTACCGTCTCGTTCATCCTGCTGCAGGCATTACCAGGGGATGCCATCCTCATCAAGTTCCTCAATCCCGAACTCGGCTTGGGTCCTGAGCAGATCGCGGAGATCCGTGCGTCCTATGCAGCCGACAGCCCGCTCTGGATGCAGTATATCCATACCGTCTCGAATTTCCTCACCGGTCACTTCGGCTATTCCATTCATGCAGGCGTTCCCGTCGGCGATCTGATTTTTGCCAACCTGCCGCCGACCCTGTGGCTTGCGACATTCGGTTTTCTGCTGGCGGTCATCCTCGCGGTGACGCTTGCCGCTCTTTCGGCGTTGTCTCCCCTCGCTTGGCTGCGCTCCTTCATCCAGTCGATTCCGGCGCTCTTCATCTCCACGCCCGTGTTCTGGCTGGGGATCCTGCTGATCCAGGTCTTCTCGTTTCAGCTCAAGCTCATTCCGGTCATCAACCCAGGCCCCTGGCAGGCGCTGATCCTTCCGGTTCTCACATTGGCCGTCCCGATCTCGGCGCCGCTCGCCCAGATCCTGATGCGCAATATCGACCACGTGCTGACGGAGCCCTTCGTCGCGGTCGCCCGCGCCAAAGGCGCCTCGCACCGGTGGGTGTTGTGGCAGCATGTGGCGAAGAACGCAGTCCTGCCGGCCCTGACCATCAGCGGGATCCTGTTCGGGGAGTTGCTGGCCGGTGCGGTCGTTACGGAAGCAGTATTCGGCCTCAACGGCCTCGGCGGGCTGACACAGCGCTCCGTCGGTGATCAGGACATCGCGGTCCTTCAGGCGATCGTCGTGTTCTCTGCGGCGGCCTTCGTGCTCATCAATCTGACGGTGGACCTGCTCTACCCCGTCTTCGACCCTCGCCTGAGAGTGAGACAAGGAGCTCTCGCATGA